A window from Pseudomonas sp. Tri1 encodes these proteins:
- a CDS encoding AzlD domain-containing protein codes for MNIETAGYGTLIVILIMAVVTLATRWGGVFVMSFVPINYRVQQFITAMSGSVLVAVLAPLAVKGDNGARLALLSTAIVMLILKKPLPAIAAGILAAALARQF; via the coding sequence ATGAATATCGAAACAGCGGGTTACGGCACATTGATCGTCATATTGATCATGGCCGTCGTGACATTGGCGACTCGGTGGGGCGGTGTTTTCGTGATGTCGTTCGTGCCGATCAACTATAGGGTGCAGCAGTTCATCACGGCCATGTCGGGCTCAGTGTTGGTGGCGGTGCTGGCTCCGCTGGCTGTAAAAGGTGATAACGGCGCGCGCCTGGCTCTGCTGAGCACGGCCATTGTCATGTTGATACTTAAAAAGCCGCTGCCAGCGATTGCGGCCGGCATACTTGCAGCTGCTTTAGCCAGGCAGTTCTAA
- a CDS encoding AzlC family ABC transporter permease: protein MSNVEPHLHALTLNHIYDGFKQLIPISLFVVVFGVAFGLAAAQTGLSDTSAVLMSALVFAGASQFAALDLWGQQVPVVPLMITVFAINARHLLMGATLYPWLRELPVAKRYGVMLVVSDANWAMAMQAFSRGKPGLGILFGGGIALWVTWILGSWLGLHFGSAIENPVSFGLDMVMGCFLLAMVVGGKKNLRMFIIWTVAACSSLLAYWYLPANSHVVVGALAGGVLGALWMEKKQ, encoded by the coding sequence TTGTCGAATGTTGAACCCCACCTGCACGCGCTGACGTTGAATCACATCTACGACGGTTTCAAACAGCTGATCCCCATCTCTCTTTTCGTCGTCGTGTTCGGAGTGGCGTTCGGCCTGGCCGCTGCGCAAACGGGCTTGAGTGACACGTCAGCCGTGCTCATGAGCGCGCTGGTCTTTGCCGGCGCTTCTCAATTTGCCGCACTGGATCTATGGGGACAGCAAGTCCCGGTCGTTCCGCTGATGATTACCGTCTTCGCCATCAACGCCCGGCACTTGTTGATGGGCGCGACCCTGTATCCGTGGCTGCGGGAGTTACCCGTGGCCAAACGCTACGGTGTCATGCTGGTTGTTTCGGACGCCAACTGGGCCATGGCGATGCAGGCGTTCAGTCGCGGCAAGCCGGGGCTCGGGATTTTGTTCGGCGGTGGCATTGCGCTCTGGGTCACTTGGATCCTGGGCAGTTGGCTGGGACTTCATTTTGGTAGCGCCATTGAGAACCCGGTCAGCTTTGGCCTCGATATGGTGATGGGGTGTTTCTTGCTGGCGATGGTCGTTGGCGGGAAGAAAAACCTGCGCATGTTCATCATCTGGACCGTGGCGGCCTGTTCATCACTGTTGGCCTACTGGTATTTGCCGGCGAATAGTCATGTCGTGGTCGGCGCTTTGGCGGGGGGAGTTTTGGGCGCGCTGTGGATGGAGAAAAAACAATGA
- a CDS encoding TSUP family transporter, with translation MFDIVLLCVFAFAAGLIDAAVGGGGLIQIPALFNVLPGAQPAALLGTNKVAAACGTAFAARSFVRKVVIDWSLVVPAAGAAFVMAFAGAATVSIVPQALMRPAVLVLIMLMAIYTFWKKDFGSLHKPMRIGTKEKLLAVLVGGAIGFYDGLFGPGTGSFLIFLFIRCFAFDFLHASASAKLVNIATNVAALLFFIPSGNVLYLVALPMALFNILGALTGTWLAVRKGVPFVRALFLVLLVILISKLSYDLILQG, from the coding sequence ATGTTCGATATCGTCCTGCTATGTGTCTTCGCCTTCGCCGCCGGCCTGATCGATGCGGCCGTCGGTGGCGGCGGCCTGATCCAGATCCCGGCACTGTTCAATGTGCTGCCCGGCGCCCAGCCCGCCGCCCTGCTCGGCACCAACAAGGTCGCGGCGGCCTGCGGCACGGCCTTTGCCGCGCGCTCGTTCGTGCGCAAGGTGGTGATCGACTGGAGCCTGGTGGTTCCTGCCGCCGGCGCGGCCTTTGTCATGGCCTTCGCTGGCGCGGCGACGGTATCGATCGTGCCGCAGGCACTGATGCGCCCGGCGGTATTGGTGCTAATCATGCTGATGGCGATCTACACCTTCTGGAAAAAGGACTTCGGCAGCCTGCACAAGCCCATGCGCATCGGCACCAAGGAGAAGCTGCTGGCGGTACTGGTCGGTGGCGCCATCGGTTTCTACGACGGTTTGTTCGGACCGGGCACCGGCAGCTTCCTGATCTTCCTGTTCATTCGCTGCTTCGCCTTTGACTTCCTGCACGCCTCGGCGTCGGCCAAGCTGGTGAATATCGCCACCAATGTCGCGGCGCTGCTGTTCTTTATCCCGAGCGGCAACGTGCTCTACTTGGTAGCGCTGCCGATGGCGCTGTTCAATATCCTCGGCGCGCTGACCGGCACCTGGCTGGCGGTACGCAAGGGAGTGCCCTTTGTCCGCGCGCTGTTCCTGGTGCTGCTGGTGATCCTGATCAGCAAGCTGTCCTATGACCTGATCCTCCAAGGCTGA
- a CDS encoding TauD/TfdA family dioxygenase, which yields MSTLDETLRKATALAGEVTHEWLVPKAPLSTEQPLVELQLSYEENRKFHNELSHFAISDSACGLRQMPALGRCLEQLLAPEKFRLLRDFQHGDEVALVIRGLPVDAQLPATPYDGNPDIAELPVVAGAILAVLAVLGTCPVGYQGESEDSVFRHVSPKRQRETEKSSYGSRLDLGMHVDNPHLPLSCEAVQQLSACPEYLSLTGLRCELTVPTRIVAIADVLNMLPDFVEQELLRPSFSVRRPDSFARQGKVLEHVPLLYRPSSGGLHCRYNMASVSAHCEHSRLALQLFAAAANHPDVVRSVLLQPGDMLIFKNQQTLHARDGFAPRYDGLDRWMLRVFGVNDRKRLLPLSTTHPFIARA from the coding sequence ATGTCAACGCTGGATGAAACACTCAGAAAAGCAACCGCCCTTGCGGGCGAAGTGACCCACGAATGGCTGGTGCCAAAAGCCCCCCTCTCGACAGAACAGCCCTTGGTCGAATTACAGCTTTCCTACGAAGAAAACAGAAAATTTCACAACGAACTCAGCCATTTCGCAATCAGCGACAGCGCCTGCGGCCTGCGGCAGATGCCGGCCCTCGGACGCTGCCTGGAGCAACTGCTGGCTCCGGAAAAATTCCGCTTGCTGCGTGACTTCCAGCACGGCGACGAGGTGGCGCTGGTGATCCGTGGCCTGCCGGTCGACGCGCAGTTGCCGGCGACGCCGTACGATGGCAACCCGGATATTGCCGAACTGCCGGTGGTCGCCGGGGCGATCCTGGCGGTACTCGCCGTGCTCGGCACCTGCCCGGTGGGCTACCAGGGCGAGAGCGAGGACAGCGTATTTCGCCATGTCTCGCCCAAGCGGCAGCGGGAAACCGAGAAGAGTTCTTACGGCTCGCGCCTGGACCTGGGCATGCATGTCGACAACCCACACTTGCCGCTCAGCTGCGAGGCCGTGCAGCAGTTGTCCGCCTGCCCCGAGTACCTGAGCCTGACCGGCTTGCGCTGCGAACTGACGGTGCCGACGCGGATCGTCGCGATTGCCGACGTGCTCAACATGCTGCCGGACTTCGTCGAGCAGGAGCTGCTGCGCCCGAGCTTTTCGGTACGCCGGCCGGACTCGTTCGCCCGCCAGGGCAAGGTCCTGGAACATGTCCCACTGCTCTACCGGCCCAGCAGCGGCGGCCTGCACTGTCGCTACAACATGGCCAGCGTCAGCGCTCACTGCGAGCACTCGCGACTGGCCCTGCAACTGTTCGCCGCCGCCGCCAATCACCCCGACGTGGTCCGCTCGGTACTGCTGCAGCCTGGCGACATGCTGATCTTCAAGAACCAGCAGACCCTGCACGCGCGTGATGGCTTCGCGCCGCGCTACGACGGTCTGGACCGCTGGATGCTTAGGGTCTTTGGCGTCAACGACCGCAAGCGCCTGCTCCCGCTCTCGACCACCCACCCCTTTATTGCCAGAGCCTGA
- a CDS encoding LysR family transcriptional regulator yields the protein MALDMLADLEAFATVARKRSFVVAARSLGRSPSSLTRAIQGLEERSGVKLFNRSANAVTLTEAGERLLPHAYRMLDLQREADEDLAGLSGLATGWIRFSAPESLAHTVVPGLITQYSQRYPDVSVDVIFTDAAVDPVKGKLDFSIRGAFPQSSDLIGYPLWSYSRYLYASPGYLERCGLPASIEALEQHALILHTAPRILKEWNFRGPGQAGSFRVHPKFRFSSGAAVFQAALAGAGIARLADWLAEPEVAAGRLARVFPEYKLTSSTGEDPRMHAVYPAGNLPLRVKNLLDMIRVYGDSVSRS from the coding sequence GTGGCACTGGATATGTTGGCTGATCTTGAAGCCTTTGCGACGGTGGCCCGCAAGCGCAGCTTTGTCGTCGCAGCCCGCAGCCTGGGGCGCTCCCCCAGCTCGCTGACCCGCGCCATTCAAGGGCTGGAAGAACGCAGCGGGGTCAAGCTGTTCAATCGCTCGGCCAATGCCGTGACGCTGACCGAGGCCGGCGAGCGGCTACTGCCCCACGCCTACAGAATGCTCGATCTGCAACGTGAGGCGGACGAGGACCTGGCCGGGCTCAGCGGCCTGGCCACCGGCTGGATCCGCTTTTCCGCACCGGAATCCTTGGCCCACACGGTGGTCCCCGGGTTGATCACCCAGTACAGCCAGCGTTATCCCGATGTCAGCGTGGATGTGATCTTCACCGATGCGGCGGTCGATCCGGTCAAGGGCAAGCTGGACTTTTCGATTCGCGGCGCCTTTCCACAATCCAGCGACCTGATCGGCTACCCGCTGTGGAGCTATTCGCGCTACCTCTACGCCAGCCCTGGCTACCTGGAGCGATGCGGGCTGCCGGCGTCCATCGAGGCGCTGGAACAGCACGCATTGATCCTGCACACGGCGCCGCGGATTCTCAAGGAATGGAATTTTCGTGGGCCGGGCCAGGCCGGCAGCTTTCGCGTGCACCCCAAGTTTCGCTTCAGCTCCGGCGCGGCGGTGTTCCAGGCTGCGCTGGCCGGTGCCGGGATTGCCCGCCTGGCCGACTGGCTGGCGGAGCCGGAAGTGGCGGCGGGACGCCTGGCGCGGGTGTTCCCCGAGTACAAGCTGACCTCCAGCACGGGTGAAGACCCGCGCATGCATGCGGTCTATCCAGCCGGCAACCTGCCATTGCGGGTCAAGAACCTGCTGGACATGATCCGCGTCTACGGAGACAGCGTCAGCCGCTCCTGA
- a CDS encoding DUF2628 domain-containing protein yields MSTTEQVQSTGKYSAKWQERFDFFDTYGAPNDPRYKEAVKTLPGVKKKILINANVIAFFFGPIYLFVLGLWKKNLALLGIFLAINIALSVIFAILGMEFPRPLSTGLSIAMSMMYALMANYAYYLKEVKGEQGWNPFKGMRL; encoded by the coding sequence ATGAGCACAACTGAACAAGTACAAAGCACGGGTAAATACAGCGCTAAATGGCAGGAACGCTTTGACTTCTTTGACACTTACGGCGCGCCAAACGACCCGCGCTACAAGGAAGCCGTCAAGACGCTGCCAGGCGTCAAGAAGAAAATCCTCATCAACGCCAACGTGATTGCGTTTTTCTTCGGCCCTATCTACCTGTTCGTCCTCGGCCTCTGGAAGAAAAATCTCGCCCTGCTGGGTATTTTCCTGGCGATCAATATCGCATTGAGCGTGATTTTCGCAATCCTCGGCATGGAGTTTCCCCGGCCGTTGAGTACAGGCCTGAGCATCGCCATGTCGATGATGTACGCACTCATGGCCAACTACGCCTACTACCTCAAGGAAGTGAAAGGCGAGCAAGGCTGGAACCCGTTCAAAGGCATGCGCCTCTGA
- a CDS encoding PACE efflux transporter, whose translation MQGAPRKILQAILYEAGGVLFVAPALALIYGQGMGYSTLLSLVISAVALAWNMFFNGLFEWWERRQRSRHRNWQRRLLHSLGFEGGLTLILTPVIGAWLGISLWLALVTNLGLFVFFFFYSLVFQWGFDRVFDVPLSAQSDRHSVSNVNAS comes from the coding sequence ATGCAAGGCGCACCTCGTAAAATTCTCCAGGCCATACTCTACGAAGCCGGTGGTGTGCTGTTCGTCGCACCGGCGCTGGCGCTGATCTACGGTCAGGGCATGGGCTATTCAACCCTGCTGTCATTGGTTATTTCTGCTGTCGCGCTGGCCTGGAACATGTTTTTCAACGGCCTGTTCGAGTGGTGGGAACGTCGCCAACGCAGCCGCCATCGCAACTGGCAGCGACGACTGCTGCATTCCCTGGGATTTGAAGGCGGCTTGACGCTGATTCTTACCCCCGTGATTGGGGCGTGGCTGGGCATCAGCCTGTGGCTAGCGTTGGTGACTAATCTGGGGTTGTTTGTGTTTTTCTTTTTTTACTCGTTGGTTTTTCAATGGGGATTTGATCGGGTGTTTGATGTTCCGCTTTCGGCGCAGTCCGATCGGCATTCAGTGTCTAACGTCAACGCTTCTTGA
- a CDS encoding LysR substrate-binding domain-containing protein: MFAKLPLTALRGFESAARLGSFKAAAQELNVSPAAISHQVKSLEAFLGVRLFERSSQNVRLSADGERLHPFMHRALLDIQQGLQTLSPPCAAQSLVVSTTPAFASLWLIPRLGGFHRLHPDIDVSLHSSNDVVDLKRDASIDLAIRALFTPDPQLIEQPLLDEYFGVYCRPGWQPPAAGSPVELIDVPWLSSANVAVDWPAWCAKAGTLDWLDNARFRRYDEEQHALQAAIAGHGLVLASNVLVAEAVMRGELVGYQPEVRLAGARYTVVCVPGRERQVEVRAFSEWLLGESNG; encoded by the coding sequence ATGTTCGCCAAACTGCCCCTCACCGCCTTGCGCGGCTTTGAGTCCGCCGCACGGTTGGGCAGCTTCAAGGCAGCGGCCCAGGAACTGAACGTCAGCCCGGCGGCGATCTCCCACCAGGTCAAAAGCCTTGAAGCCTTCCTTGGCGTGCGCCTGTTCGAACGCTCCAGCCAGAACGTGCGCCTGAGTGCCGACGGCGAGCGCCTTCATCCTTTCATGCACCGTGCCCTGCTTGATATTCAGCAAGGCCTGCAGACGCTGTCGCCGCCTTGTGCTGCACAGTCTCTGGTGGTGAGCACCACGCCGGCATTCGCCAGCCTGTGGCTGATACCGCGGCTCGGGGGTTTTCATCGGTTGCACCCGGACATCGACGTCAGCCTGCACAGCAGCAACGACGTGGTGGACCTGAAGCGTGACGCCAGCATCGACTTGGCGATCCGCGCCCTGTTCACGCCCGATCCACAGCTGATCGAGCAGCCTCTGCTGGACGAGTATTTTGGCGTCTATTGCCGCCCCGGCTGGCAACCACCGGCAGCAGGCTCGCCCGTCGAGCTGATCGATGTGCCGTGGCTGAGCAGCGCAAACGTTGCGGTCGACTGGCCTGCTTGGTGCGCCAAGGCTGGCACTCTGGACTGGCTGGATAACGCACGATTCAGGCGTTATGACGAAGAACAGCATGCACTGCAGGCGGCGATTGCCGGGCATGGGCTGGTGCTTGCCAGTAATGTGCTGGTGGCTGAGGCTGTTATGCGTGGGGAACTGGTGGGCTATCAGCCTGAGGTTCGCTTGGCGGGTGCGCGGTATACGGTGGTGTGTGTGCCGGGGCGGGAGCGGCAAGTGGAGGTTCGGGCTTTTAGTGAGTGGTTGCTGGGAGAAAGTAACGGCTGA
- a CDS encoding AAA family ATPase, whose protein sequence is MLIVFSGLPGTGKTTIANDLAATTGAVYLRIDTIEQAIRNSGALAQDVGRSGYMVANELALSNLRLGRTVIVDCVNPVLESRSAWSEIASQAGVRLANIQVVCSEKDEHQRRVETRIADIPGLTPPTWQSVLDHEYEPWGEAPFRIDTALTSPVQAVSMIINRFLSSE, encoded by the coding sequence ATGCTCATCGTCTTCAGCGGCCTTCCAGGCACCGGAAAAACGACTATCGCCAATGATCTTGCCGCTACAACAGGCGCCGTGTACCTGCGGATCGATACGATTGAGCAGGCGATTCGAAACTCGGGCGCTCTTGCGCAAGATGTGGGGCGCAGTGGTTACATGGTCGCTAATGAGCTTGCCCTGAGTAATCTTCGATTGGGCCGCACAGTCATCGTTGATTGTGTCAATCCCGTCCTCGAAAGCCGAAGCGCGTGGAGCGAAATCGCCTCACAAGCTGGTGTCCGGTTAGCAAACATCCAGGTGGTTTGTTCCGAAAAAGATGAACATCAGCGCCGGGTCGAAACAAGGATCGCTGATATTCCCGGACTGACTCCACCAACCTGGCAGTCGGTACTGGATCATGAGTATGAGCCGTGGGGCGAAGCTCCGTTTCGCATAGACACAGCTCTAACCTCTCCGGTGCAAGCGGTCTCGATGATTATCAATCGGTTCCTGTCCAGTGAGTAA
- a CDS encoding DUF6152 family protein — MNIKSILLGLALIGVPVTFAFAHHSYSDFDMSKMVEISGIVAEVQYRNPHVWVFVDVDDQGQPQSWAVEAGGPNILMRQGWKANTLKAGDKVDIQLAPMKDETKRGGALQAMRFPDGKVIGTWK, encoded by the coding sequence TTGAATATTAAATCTATACTTCTTGGTTTGGCCCTGATTGGTGTGCCCGTTACTTTTGCGTTTGCTCATCATTCCTACTCGGATTTTGACATGAGTAAAATGGTGGAAATCAGCGGTATCGTAGCTGAGGTTCAATATCGAAATCCGCATGTCTGGGTATTCGTTGATGTGGATGATCAGGGGCAACCCCAAAGCTGGGCTGTTGAGGCAGGCGGACCAAACATCCTGATGCGCCAAGGATGGAAGGCGAACACGCTGAAGGCCGGCGATAAGGTAGATATACAACTGGCCCCGATGAAAGATGAAACTAAAAGAGGTGGCGCTCTCCAAGCAATGCGCTTTCCTGACGGTAAAGTCATCGGAACGTGGAAATAG
- a CDS encoding FAD-binding oxidoreductase, producing MANTSYPASYYAASANPVPPRPALQDDVETDVCVIGAGYTGLSSALFLLENGFKVTVLEAAKVGFGASGRNGGQIVNSYSRDIDVIERSVGPQQAQLLGNMAFEGGRIIRERVAKYQIQCDLKDGGVFAAITAKQMGHLESQKRLWERFGHTQLELLDQRRIREVVACEEYVGGMLDMSGGHIHPLNLALGEAAAVESLGGVIYEQSPAVRIERGASPVVHTPQGKVRAKFIIVAGNAYLGNLVPELAAKSMPCGTQVIATEPLGDELAHSLLPQDYCVEDCNYLLDYYRLTGDKRLIFGGGVVYGARDPANIEAIIRPKMLKAFPQLKDVKIDYAWTGNFLLTLSRLPQVGRLGDNIYYSQGCSGHGVTYTHLAGKVLAEALRGQAERFDAFADLPHYPFPGGQLLRTPFAAMGAWYYGLRDKLGF from the coding sequence ATGGCGAACACATCCTATCCAGCGTCCTATTACGCCGCGTCGGCCAACCCGGTTCCTCCGCGCCCTGCCTTGCAGGATGACGTCGAGACGGATGTTTGCGTGATCGGCGCTGGTTACACCGGCCTGTCTTCTGCGCTGTTTTTGCTGGAAAACGGTTTCAAGGTGACGGTGCTTGAAGCGGCGAAGGTCGGCTTTGGGGCTTCGGGTCGCAACGGCGGGCAGATCGTTAACAGTTACAGCCGCGACATTGATGTGATCGAGCGTAGCGTTGGCCCTCAACAGGCGCAGCTGCTGGGCAATATGGCGTTCGAGGGTGGACGGATTATTCGCGAGCGGGTGGCGAAGTATCAGATTCAGTGTGATTTGAAGGACGGTGGCGTATTCGCGGCCATCACTGCCAAGCAAATGGGCCATTTGGAGTCGCAGAAGCGTTTATGGGAGCGTTTCGGGCATACCCAGCTGGAGCTGCTGGATCAGCGCCGTATACGCGAGGTGGTGGCTTGCGAGGAGTATGTGGGCGGGATGCTGGACATGAGCGGCGGGCATATTCATCCGCTCAACCTGGCCTTGGGTGAAGCGGCGGCCGTGGAGTCCCTTGGCGGGGTGATTTATGAACAGTCGCCGGCGGTGCGCATCGAGCGCGGTGCCAGCCCGGTTGTGCATACGCCGCAGGGCAAGGTCAGGGCCAAGTTCATTATCGTGGCCGGCAATGCTTACCTGGGTAATCTGGTGCCAGAGCTGGCGGCCAAATCCATGCCTTGCGGTACCCAGGTGATCGCCACCGAGCCGTTGGGCGATGAGCTGGCTCATAGCCTGCTGCCCCAGGATTACTGCGTGGAAGACTGCAACTACCTGCTCGACTACTACCGACTGACGGGGGACAAGCGTCTGATCTTCGGCGGTGGCGTGGTGTATGGCGCGCGGGATCCGGCGAATATTGAAGCGATCATTCGCCCGAAGATGCTCAAGGCATTTCCGCAGCTCAAGGACGTGAAGATCGATTACGCCTGGACCGGAAATTTCCTGCTGACGCTGTCGCGTCTTCCGCAGGTCGGGCGCCTGGGGGATAACATTTATTATTCCCAGGGCTGCAGCGGTCATGGCGTGACGTATACGCATTTGGCAGGCAAGGTTCTGGCTGAGGCGCTGCGTGGTCAGGCTGAGCGTTTTGATGCGTTTGCCGACCTGCCGCACTACCCCTTCCCCGGCGGTCAGTTGTTGCGCACGCCGTTCGCGGCGATGGGGGCTTGGTATTACGGGTTGCGGGATAAATTGGGGTTCTGA
- a CDS encoding SDR family oxidoreductase has product MIELATPPSGTHGRVALVTGAARGIGLGIAAWLICEGWQVVLTDLDRERGSKVTKTLGDNAWFIAMDVADESQVATCIAEVLGQFGRLDALVCNAAIADPHNITLESLDLAYWNRVLAVNLGGPMLLAKHCAPYLRAHNGAIVNLASTRAAQSEPDTEAYAASKGGLLALTHALAISLGPEIRVNAVSPGWIDARDPSVRRAQPLTDADHAQHPAGRVGTVEDVAAMVAWLLSRNAGFVTGQEFVVDGGMTKKMIYK; this is encoded by the coding sequence GTGATCGAGCTGGCAACGCCGCCGAGCGGCACTCATGGCCGGGTAGCACTGGTTACGGGCGCTGCACGCGGCATCGGCCTGGGCATCGCCGCCTGGTTGATCTGTGAAGGCTGGCAGGTGGTGCTGACCGACCTGGATCGTGAGCGCGGTTCCAAGGTTACGAAGACGTTGGGTGATAACGCCTGGTTCATCGCCATGGACGTGGCGGACGAGTCACAAGTCGCCACCTGCATTGCCGAAGTGCTTGGGCAGTTCGGGCGTCTTGATGCGCTGGTGTGCAACGCGGCCATCGCCGACCCGCACAACATCACCCTGGAAAGCCTGGACCTGGCTTACTGGAATCGCGTCCTGGCGGTGAACCTGGGCGGGCCGATGCTGCTGGCCAAGCACTGTGCGCCCTACCTGCGCGCCCACAACGGCGCCATCGTCAACCTGGCCTCGACCCGTGCCGCGCAATCGGAACCCGACACCGAGGCCTATGCGGCGAGCAAGGGTGGCTTGTTGGCCCTGACTCACGCCTTGGCGATCAGCCTCGGGCCGGAGATCCGGGTCAATGCTGTCAGCCCTGGTTGGATCGACGCCCGGGATCCGTCCGTGCGGCGTGCGCAGCCGCTGACCGACGCCGATCACGCCCAGCATCCGGCGGGCAGGGTCGGCACGGTAGAGGACGTGGCGGCGATGGTAGCGTGGCTGTTGTCGCGCAACGCCGGTTTCGTCACGGGCCAGGAGTTTGTGGTGGACGGCGGCATGACCAAGAAAATGATTTATAAGTGA
- a CDS encoding O-succinylhomoserine sulfhydrylase, with product MSQDWDAGRLDSDLEGVAFDTLAVRAGQHRTPEAEHGEPMFFTSSYVFRTAADAAARFAGEVPGNVYSRYTNPTVRAFEERIAALEGAEQAVATATGMAAIMAVVMSLCSAGDHVLVSRSVFGSTISLFEKYFKRFGVDVDYVPLADLSGWDGAIKANTKLLFVESPSNPLAELVDIAALAEIAHAKGAMLVVDNCFCTPALQQPLKLGADVVVHSATKFIDGQGRCMGGVVAGRSEQMKEVVGFLRTAGPTLSPFNAWIFLKGLETLGLRMKAHCANAQVLAEWLEQQDGIEKVHYAGLKSHPQHDLAARQQRGFGAVVSFEVKGGKEGAWRFIDATRLISITANLGDSKTTITHPSTTSHGRLSPQEREAAGIRDSLIRVAVGLEDVADLQTDLARGLAAL from the coding sequence ATGAGTCAGGATTGGGATGCCGGTCGGCTGGACAGCGACCTTGAAGGCGTAGCGTTCGATACCCTGGCGGTTCGCGCTGGTCAGCACCGTACACCGGAAGCCGAACATGGCGAACCGATGTTCTTCACCTCCAGCTACGTGTTCCGCACCGCTGCCGATGCGGCGGCACGGTTTGCCGGTGAAGTGCCGGGCAACGTTTACTCGCGCTACACCAACCCGACCGTGCGGGCTTTCGAGGAGCGCATTGCCGCCCTGGAAGGCGCCGAGCAAGCCGTGGCCACTGCCACCGGCATGGCGGCAATCATGGCCGTGGTGATGAGCCTGTGCAGCGCCGGTGACCATGTGCTGGTTTCGCGTAGCGTCTTCGGCTCGACCATCAGCCTGTTCGAGAAGTACTTCAAGCGCTTCGGTGTGGACGTCGATTACGTGCCTCTGGCGGACTTGTCCGGTTGGGACGGCGCCATCAAGGCCAATACCAAGCTGCTGTTCGTCGAATCGCCCTCCAACCCCCTGGCCGAGCTGGTGGATATCGCCGCGCTGGCGGAAATCGCCCACGCCAAGGGCGCCATGCTGGTGGTCGATAACTGCTTCTGCACTCCGGCGCTGCAACAGCCGCTGAAGCTGGGTGCGGACGTGGTGGTGCATTCGGCGACCAAGTTCATCGATGGCCAGGGCCGTTGCATGGGCGGCGTGGTGGCCGGTCGTAGCGAACAGATGAAAGAGGTGGTGGGCTTCTTGCGTACCGCCGGGCCGACCCTCAGCCCATTCAACGCCTGGATCTTCCTCAAGGGCCTGGAAACCCTGGGCCTGCGCATGAAAGCCCATTGCGCCAACGCCCAGGTTCTGGCTGAGTGGCTGGAGCAGCAGGACGGCATCGAGAAAGTGCATTACGCCGGCCTCAAGAGCCATCCGCAGCATGACCTGGCTGCGCGTCAGCAGCGTGGTTTCGGTGCGGTGGTGAGCTTCGAGGTCAAGGGGGGCAAGGAGGGCGCCTGGCGCTTCATCGACGCGACCCGGCTGATCTCCATCACCGCCAACCTGGGTGACAGCAAAACCACCATCACCCATCCGAGCACCACCTCCCACGGCCGTCTGTCGCCCCAGGAGCGTGAAGCGGCGGGCATCCGCGACAGCCTGATCCGTGTCGCGGTCGGCCTGGAAGACGTGGCCGACCTGCAAACTGATCTGGCTCGCGGGTTGGCGGCCTTGTGA